Proteins from one Mobula birostris isolate sMobBir1 chromosome 10, sMobBir1.hap1, whole genome shotgun sequence genomic window:
- the LOC140204085 gene encoding interferon-inducible GTPase 5-like — MGGSSSSEQVEETETPSFFTQEELSKLKSDFETGGVEKVKPLIDKKVTDLDKTELNIAVTGETGTGKSTFINAMRGLRSNDPGAAEVGTTETTKEPTGYSHPTLPNVRYWDLPGMGTTLFPAATYLTKMKFKRFDFFIIISTVRFKENDVKLAKEIKRLGKQFYFVRSKIDADLYSMRKDKVVIDEEEELEQMRSDTVRRLVESGFPDPTVFLISSLEPDHFDFTRLNEGLEGDLNNVKKRIFVLALPNLSVEIVQRKNEILKKHVWMFAALSGGLGTVPVPGFSFACDIGIVIGAIVHFRKCLGLDDASLQRLANRAGKPVEDLKATVKAPLLGEITPDVIVRLGWGVAVVTISALEFALDFVPVIGSIFGAGSSFLMTYKILSAALKDLTENAERVVKVAFKTD; from the coding sequence tGAACAGGTGGAAGAGACTGAgaccccctcattcttcacaCAGGAAGAACTGAGCAAACTGAAGTCTGATTTTGAAACAGGTGGGGTGGAAAAAGTTAAACCACTGATAGACAAAAAAGTAACTGATCTGGACAAAACAGAGCTTAACATCGCAGTGACGGGAGAAACAGGTACAGGAAAATCCACCTTCATCAATGCCATGAGAGGACTTCGGAGCAATGATCCGGGAGCAGCTGAAGTTGGGACCACAGAAACAACAAAGGAGCCAACCGGATACTCACATCCCACTCTGCCCAATGTTCGCTATTGGGACCTACCAGGGATGGGAACTACACTATTTCCAGCAGCTACATATCTCACAAAAATGAAATTCAAAAGATTTGATTTCTTTATCATAATCTCCACTGTTCGATTCAAAGAAAATGATGTAAAACTTGCCAAAGAGATTAAACGGCTGGGGAAACAATTCTATTTTGTCCGCTCTAAGATTGATGCTGATCTTTATTCCATGAGGAAAGATAAGGTGGTTATTGATGAAGAAGAAGAGCTGGAACAGATGCGGAGTGACACTGTCAGGAGGTTGGTAGAGTCAGGGTTTCCAGATCCAACTGTGTTCCTGATATCCAGTTTAGAGCCGGATCATTTTGATTTCACTCGGTTAAATGAAGGACTCGAAGGTGATCTAAATAATGTAAAGAAAAGGATCTTTGTCCTGGCCCTTCCAAATCTAAGTGTGGAGATAGTTCAGAGGAAAAATGAGATTCTGAAAAAACATGTCTGGATGTTTGCAGCACTCTCTGGGGGATTGGGAACGGTCCCAGTTCCCGGCTTCTCTTTTGCTTGTGATATTGGTATAGTGATTGGAGCCATTGTCCACTTCCGGAAATGCCTGGGTCTGGATGATGCTTCTCTTCAAAGACTGGCCAACAGAGCAGGAAAACCTGTGGAAGACCTGAAGGCGACAGTAAAAGCTCCATTGCTGGGGGAAATAACTCCAGATGTAATTGTGAGATTAGGTTGGGGGGTTGCTGTTgttaccatttcagccctggaattCGCTCTCGACTTTGTCCCTGTCATTGGCTCCATTTTTGGAGCAGGCTCATCATTTCTCATGACGTACAAGATACTGAGTGCTGCACTGAAGGATCTTAcagagaatgcagagagagtggtgaaagtTGCCTTTAAAACTGATTAA